The Abditibacteriaceae bacterium sequence GGCGCAAAAGGGCACAGGCGATTTGCTATGCTAAGTCGCGTGAGCTTGCACATCGAAACTTTCACCGCCGGGCCGTTGGAAAACAATATCTACCTCTTGAGCGACGATGTTGCCAACGAATGCGTTTTAATCGATCCGTCCATTGACAGCGACGCGGCTTTAGAAAAAGTACGGTCGAATTCCTACGCACTCAAGGCTATCTGGAACACGCACGGCCATTTTGACCACATCTACGACAACGCACGCTGGAAAAGCGAATTCAATGTGCCGTTGTGGGCGCATCGTGGCGACGAGTATTTTCTGGAGCACCTCGAAGAAATGGCGCACTGGTTCGGTTTACCCGTGCCCGAAAAAGTCGCGCCCGACCAATTCTTTGTCGATGGCGACACGGTTCGTGTTGGCAGCTACGAAGCGCAGGTTTTGCATACGCCCGGCCATTCTCCGGCGTCGGTTTCGTTCTACTTTTCGACAGAGGCCGTCTGCATTTCGGGCGATGTGTTGTTTAAAGACAGCGCGGGTCGCACCGATTTGCCGCTCTGCTCGCGCGACGATCTCGATGCTTCGCTCGCGCGTTTGGCCGCGTTGCCAACTGGGACACGAATTTTGCCCGGACACGGAGTTGCAACAACAGTCGGCGACGAGCTTCGCACCAATCCGTTTTTGAGGTTCCGTAAACCATGAGTGTTTCTTCCCTTCCTATTTCTACGCGCGGCACTGCGTTCACCGGCGCGCTGTGGACGCCAGAAAATTCTTCCGATGCCGCTATCTTGCTTCTGCCCGATTTCAACGGCGCGGATGCCACGATGCAAAGGATTGCGACGCGTCTCGAAGCCGCCGGTTATAGCGTTTTGCTGCCCGATTTGTTTGCGCCCGGCCTGGTTCCGGCTCCACCTGAAGACGCCGACGATGCCGCACGCGCCGACTGGGCCACAACAATTTCCGATTCCGATGTTGTTTCTTACGCGCGCGCGTCTATGGACGCGCTCGTTGCAGCCGTGCCGAATGCGCGTTACGGAATCGTTGGCTTCGGCTGGGGCGGCGCGTTCGCTCTCATGACAGCGGCGCAAGACATGCGCGTTTCCGCCATCGCCGACATCTGCGGCGAGATTTCGTATCCGGTTCTCACCGCCAAGCGGCCAGGCTCGCCGCTCAATTTCGTGGCGGGAATCGAAAGCGCATTTTTCGGCGCGTTCGCCCTTTCGGACCCGTTGTTTCCCGTTGCCGAAGTCGAGCGTTTGCGCGTGCGACTCGAAGATCACGACAAAATCGCTGAAATCAAGCATTACGAGGGCGCGCCCACGCGCTTCTGGCGCGACGATTCGCTGCCGCAGACCGTCGCCTTCTGGCGTCGGTTGGAAGCGTGGCTGCACTCGAAACTGCGCGAAGATGCCACACCACCCCCGATGCCGCAAATTGTGACCGAAGGCGGCTATCGCAACGAAGAATCGCGCATTCACGCGTAACACATGGTTCGTGACACACTCTGAAGAGTACGGTCGATTTCGACCGTACTCTTTCTTTTTATGAATCGATTCTTTGTTGTTTTATCTTTGTTGCTTTGTTCTGCTGCCGCTCGTGCCGAATGGCGTGTCGCACCGGTTTCCTCGCTCGTCAAACTCACGGCGACCGCGCCGGGGAAGCTCGAAGCGTTTCGTTCGCAGCCTGCCCTTTTGCGTGCGGCGCGTGGCGAAACCGAAAGTTTTCAGGTCGTAATTTCAGCGGGCGACAAGCCGCTGCGCGTCAGTCTTTCCGTCACGCACATGGTTTCACCGCTGGGCGAAACCATCGACAGCCGCAATATCCAGATTTTCCACCAGCGCTTCGTTTACGTTGAAAAACCGAGCAGCAACCGGCAGCTGAAAAAACTCTGGTGGCCCGACGCGCTTGTGCCATTGAGCGAAACAGGTACAGTCGAAATTGAAGCAAACGCAAGTGCGACGTTCTGGGTTTGCGTCAAAGTTCCGCGCGACGCCGCGCCTCAGGCTCACTTCGGCTCGCTCGATATCGTGACGAATGACGGCAATAAAGACATGTTCATGGGCGTTGAAGTGCAGCGCGCGACGCTTGGGGCGCCCACCATGCGCGCGACCGCCGCGCTGTATTACGACGTCTTGCGCGATTGGTATACGAAAAACATCGGGCCGCAAAGCGACGCCAGTTGGAGCCAAACCAAACGCGCTTATTACGATTTCCTGCTCGAATTCGGCATCAACGCTTACGATTTGCCGGTCGAAGTCGGCGACGAATTCTCTAAATATGCCCGCGACCCGCGCGTTCATTCGATTCGCACTCCGCCACCAACTTCGCCCGAATTCGCGCCATTTGTCGCCGCGCTGAAAAAGGCTGGTGCGCTGTCGAAAGCATTTTCCTATCGTCACGACGAGCCTGCGCCCGACAAATACGCCGCAATCCGCGCTGACGCCGCGCTTTTGCACGCAGCAGGCGTCAAGCACCTTGTGACAACGGTGCCCAATGCAAAGCTGGAAAATGCCGTCGATATCTGGTGCCCGAACATCGGCGACGGATTGGGAATCGGGCACTTTAATCTGGCTGCCTTGCAGCGCGAGCGGGCAAAGGGCAAGGAAACCTGGTGGTACACGATGGCCGTCCCACGCGCGCCCTACCCGACGTGGCTGCTCGATGACGACTCTTCCTCGGTGCGCGTTTACGGCTGGCAGATGGCGCGCTGGGGGATTTCGGGTTTTGTGTATTCGATGGTTCACGGCTGGGGGCCAAAACCGCTGGAGAACTTGCAATCGTTCGCGGGCACGAATGGCGATGGAACTTTGGTTTATCCGGGCGAATTGGTCGGCGAACGTGGCCCGATTCCGTCGATTCGATTGATGCTGTTGCGCGATGCGATGGAAGATTACGAACTTTTGCGCGCGTTGCCCGAAAAAGCGCGCGTTGCCATCACGTCGCACGCTGTTGATGATTTCGCACCACGCGGCGATGAAGAAACCGCTTGGCAAAGCGGCAGCTATCGTCAGAAGCTTTTCGCCGCACTCGAAGGAAAGGCTGTGGCGCCACGCGTGCGTAAAGCTCCACCGATTCCAACTCTCACGCTGCGCCGCATCACAGCCGAAGCACAACTTGGGGCACTGCCTCCGTTGCCAACCGAATTCGCCCGTTGGAAGAACGATGCGCCGTTTGCTGGCATCACAGCGTTGCGTGCGGCGATTGTGAAAAACGATTTGGTGGTTTCGCTCAAAGCCGAAAACCAAGACCGGGTTCATTGGGCTGCCGTCGAGATTGCGCCCGCCAATGCACGCGAGCGCTGGCGCTTTGTTGTTCCCACGAGCGGAAAAAACGCTGTCGAACGCCACACACCCGAAGGCCGTTTCGCCGTTGATGGCGCACAATGGGAAGGCACAGCAGAACGCTCGTTTTCGACCGTACTTTACAAGTGGAGAATTCCGCTCGAACTCCTGGACGAGAACATTTCCACGTTTCGCTTCAACGTCGTGCGCCGCGTTTATGATTCTGAAACTGCAGAGCGCTTCTCGGTGCGGGCGTTTCCTGACAACGCCGATGCCACACAAATGCCGCTTGTCAAAATGACAAAATAAGCCTGTCGTGTGCTATCGTAATCGCGAATGGAAATTTATATTCTCCTCGCGGTTGTTTTGCTTCCAATCGTCGTCATTATCGGGATGTACAACGGCCTCGTGTCGCGCCGCAACGGCGTCGATAACGCCTTTGCCAGCCTTGATGCCAGTCTGCAAAAACGCTTCGACTTAGTTCCAAATCTGGTGGCTACCGTTAAAGGTTACGCAACGCACGAGCGCGAATTGTTCGAGCACGTAGCGACGTTGCGCGCACAAAGCCAGACAGCGCGCGGACGCCTGGAAGCCGATAGCGAAATGAGCGCTCTTCTGCCGCAAATCATGGCGATTGCCGAAGGCTATCCGCAACTCAAAGCGAGCGCGAACTTTCTTCATCTGCAAGCGACGATGAACGAATTGGAAGAACAAATCTCGGCTTCGCGCCGCGCCTTTAACGCCGCCGTCACCGATTACAACACCGCGATTCAGAGTTTTCCGCAAAGCATTCTGGCGAACAGTTTCGGCTTCACCGCGCGCGATTTATTTGCGTGCGCCGATGCTGCACGCAACGCGCCCACGCTCGCGGGACAGTTTTAAAAGACCGTTGAATTCGACTGTACTTCAGGAACGCCCATGTCAACGCCAAACTTCGATTCGCTCGCGCCGATTTTACAGCCTGCGTTAGATGCGCTGGAAGCCGAGCGACTGCGAGTTCGCAGAAGCACCGCAAACGCCGCGATGTGGGCTGCCGTTGGCTTCGCCGTTGTTGCCTTCGCGGGGACAATTCTCGCAGGTGGCTTCAATCCGTTTGTGTTGCTGCTTCCCCTGATTATCGCAGGCGGCATTGTCGGCTGGACTTATTCGAGCGGCGCGAAAGAATATCGAACTGGATTTAAAATGTTGGTGATGCCGTATCTTGTCAGTAGCTTTGGCGACTTGCAGTATCAGCATCAGCTAGGGATTTCCGAAAACGAATTCCGCGCATCGGGAATGTTCCGCTCGCCCGACCGCTATCGATGCGAGGATTTAGTCGAAGGACGAATCGGCGAAACCGCGCTGCGCTTTTCCGAAGTCCACGCCGAGTATCGTTCTCAAACAACGGATAGCAAAGGCCACACGCGCACCGAATATCACGACATTTTTCGCGGCCTTTTTGTCATCGCCGAGTTCAACAAAAACTTCACGGGCGTCACGCACGTTTTGCCCGATACCGCGCAAAAAATGTTCGGCAGTTTCGGCCAGTCGTTGCAAGGCTTGGGCGCAAAGATGAGCGGGCGCGAACTGGTGAAGCTCGAAGACCCCGAATTTGAAAAGCAGTTTGTGGTTTACAGCCGCGATCAAGTTGAAGCGCGCTACCTATTGTCGCCGTCGCTGATGCGCCGCCTCTTGGATTTTCGCGCGAAGTGCAACAGCAGTTTTCATCTCGCGTTTATGGCGAACCAGATTTATCTGGCGATTCCAACGGCAACCGATTGGTTCGAGCCATCAATAGGGAAAGAGCTTTCGATGGAAGCCCTCGCGCCTTACGCGCAGCAAATGCAGTTTGCGACCGGCATTGTCGAAGACCTCGATTTAAACACGCGCATCTGGAGCAAACAAAGCTCGCTCCCCGATGTGGCTGCACCTGCGTTCGACCCGCGGGCTTCCACCGCGCCTAACGCTCCGATGCAAGCGCGTTGGGAGAACTAGGTACGGTCGAAATCGACCAGACTCTTTTGAGCAGGTTGTTTGGTTCCGTCCGACCGCCGCCCCTGTTGTCAGAAAGCACTTCTGAAATTCTGTTTGCGTTACAAGGAAATTATTATGTCTTCGAGTGTTCGACAGCGCGCCACGCGCGCAATGCAGTTAGGCGTTGTGGCCTTTGGCGGGGCGGCTCTGGGTGCTGGCTGTGGCGTTGCTCCGGTCGTGCGGACAGTTGTCGAAACCGCGCGAGAAGTACGCAACACACAGAGATCGGTTTCGACAACTGTTGATGAAAGCTATGCCCAAACCCTGGTTCCCAATGCCAGCCAAATCCCGACAAAAAACGGTGTGACACCTTCGCCCGGTCTGGTGGTGGCGGAACCGGTTTCTCAAAAAGCGTCTGCTGATGCCGTCGATTTTGGAACAGGATGCGCGCGTTGGTTGCATTTGCACGTCGGCGGGCATGGTGAACTAGGGCAAACGCCGTTATGGGGTCAGATCGCCGATGCACGCGATGTTTTGCCGCACACCGACTTGCGACTAACCAAAACAGATGCGGCCCGTTTTGCCACTCTTGTTGGCGTAACACATGTGGCCATCGGCTCCATCAGCGGCAACAACGCACGCGCGGCGCTTTCCTATCAGCTTTATCAAACGCGACCGAAGTTTCAGGCTGTTGGCTCGCCGCTTGTCGCGCAAGGAACACGCGAGCAAATTGTGCAAAAGCTGCCTCAACTGGCAAGCAGCATGGCGAAGTCGTTAGGCGTGCGCTCGCCGCGCGTAGCGGCCCCGCGAATCACATCTGCCGATTTCGCCTTACTGGGCCGTGTGCCCTGGAAAGCCAAATTCGCGAAACCTGTCGCACCCGGCACCGTGACGAGGTTGGTGGCGTTGTCCGCGCAGGAGCCTTTGGCAGGCGTTCTTTTCCTGCGTAGCGGCAAGCCACGCGCGAACAAAACGGAACTGGCGAAGACACTTTCCAACCTGATGAAAACCGCGCCACAAAACACGATTGCCGTGGCCGATGTCACGCGTTTTTACATGGCCGACATTGTGCCGCACGAGAAAGCGGTGTCGGGGCTGCGCGCGCGTTTTCCTCGAAATTACTTGGCGGCAACGAGCGAAATGCAGATGCAGCTTGAAGCGGGCGATTGGGCACTGGCTCAAACGGCAGCTGAAAGCGCCGTTCGTGCAGCTCCGCAAAGCGCACGCGCCTGGCTCGATCTCAACGATGTGATTGGCGACTACGCGCAATCGGTGCGCGACAGCAAATACTCGTCGCAAATGACCGCAAGCGAACGCAGCACCGTTTACGCACTTTACCCGCAGCAACTTTCGGCAGCAGTGCGCGCGAGCCAACTGACGCCGCAAGATTCCCACGTGTGGAGCGAAGTCGCCAGCGCCGCGAGTTTCAACGGCAACGCCGCCCTTGCCGATAAGGCCCTATGGAAAGCACACGCGCTGGATAAATCGAACAACGACGTTTACCGCTGGGGCTTGCAGATGTATCAGCCCAAATGGAGCGGCGATCACAAGAAGCTTTTGCAAATCGCGCGTCTGGCGGTTCAACACGGCGACCCCGACGATTTCCCCGCACGCAGTCTAGTGAACGCGATTTATTATGGCGGATTGAAAAATCAGCGCGAAGAACTGCTCACCGCTGCCATCAAACGCAGCCCGAAAAGTGTGATTGCCAACTACGAATACGGCGCGCTTTATCATTACGACAAGGCCAATTACAAAACTGCTGAAAAGCATTATCGCATCGCGCTTGCGGGCGATCCGCAATACGCCCGCGCACTGGGCAGTCTGGGGGATTTGTATTTCTTCGTGAAAAACGACCGGCCCGGAGCCGGACGGCTTTACCAGCAAGCCGTTGCCAACGCGCCGGGCGACACAGCTCTCAGCGATAAATTAAAGCGCTACAAGGAAAGCACGTCGGCCAACAGCGCACCACGCTAGAAGTACGGTCGAATTCGACCGTACCCTTCATTCTTCGTAAAATGAAAAGCCGACGAATCCGCCGTTGGAGATGATTATGAGTTTCGATTTACCTTATTTAACCCAAGCCGATCCTGAAATCGCTGCCGCTATTCAAGCCGAACTGGGCCGTCAGCGCCGCAAAATTGAATTGATTGCGTCCGAAAACTTCACATCCGAAGCCGTGATGGAAGCGACGGGAAGCGTTCTTACCAACAAATACGCCGAAGGCTACCCCGGCAAGCGCTATTACGGCGGCTGCGAATACGTCGATGTCGCCGAAGATATCGCGATTGCACGCGCCAAAGAATTGTTCGGTGCCGAGCACGCCAACGTGCAGCCGCATTCGGGCAGCCAGGCCAACGCCGGTGTTTATCTCGCGATGCTCAAACCGGGCGACACGATTCTTGGTTTGAATTTGGCGGCTGGCGGTCATTTGACTCACGGCCACAAGATGAGCTTTTCGGGCAAGACCTACAACGCGATTGCCTACGGTTTGGACAAGGAAACCGAACTCGTCGATTACGACGAAGTGCGTCGCTTGGCCAACGAGCACAAGCCAAAACTCATCGTCGCCGGTTTCTCGGCGTATCCGCGCGTGATGGACTGGCAGAAGTTCCGCGACATCGCCGATGAAGTTGGCGCATTGCTCATGGTCGATATGGCGCACGTCGCCGGCTTGGTCGCTGCGGGCGAATATCCGTCGCCGGTTCCGATTGCCGATTTCGTTACCACCACAACGCACAAAACTTTGCGTGGCCCACGCGCCGGTCTCATTTTGTGCAAAGCCGAATACGCCGCCGCAATCGACAAAGCGATTATGCCTGGAATTCAGGGCGGCCCGTTGATGCACGTTATCGCCGCGAAAGCTGTTTGTTTTGGCGAAGCGCTCAAGCCCGGCTTCAAGGAGTATCAGCGCCAGACGGTGAAGAACGCGCGCGCAATGGCCGAAGGTTTGGTCGCGGGCGGCTTACGCTTGGTCGCGGGCGGCACCGACAACCACCTGATGCTCGTCGATTTGACGCCCGCTGGAATTTCCGGCAAAGAAGGCGAAGAACTGCTCGAAGGCATTGGCATTACCTGCAACAAGAACCAAATTCCGTTCGACCCGCGTCCGCCCTTGGTCACTTCGGGCATTCGTTTGGGTGTTCCCGCTGTCACGACGCGCGGCATGAAAGAAGCCGAAATGCGCGAAATCGCCGCGATTATCGTCGAAACAATTCAGAATCGCAGCGACGAAATGGCACTCTTGAAAATTGCCGAACGTGTCGTTGCTCTCACCGACCGTTTTCCGCTTTACGAAGGCGCGCCGCTTTATGGTGCAGAGCCAGTCGCAGCCAGTGCGTAAATTGCAATTGCCGCAAAAGAGTACGGTCGAAATCGACCGTACTCTTTTTTTGTCACACTTCGCAGCGATGCTGAAATTCTTTGCCGTTTTTATCGCGCTCTTCTTAACGCACACGGGCATCGCCCAAACATCTGCCCAACGCCTGACACCCGAAGTTGCAG is a genomic window containing:
- a CDS encoding LemA family protein, with the protein product MEIYILLAVVLLPIVVIIGMYNGLVSRRNGVDNAFASLDASLQKRFDLVPNLVATVKGYATHERELFEHVATLRAQSQTARGRLEADSEMSALLPQIMAIAEGYPQLKASANFLHLQATMNELEEQISASRRAFNAAVTDYNTAIQSFPQSILANSFGFTARDLFACADAARNAPTLAGQF
- the glyA gene encoding serine hydroxymethyltransferase, with protein sequence MSFDLPYLTQADPEIAAAIQAELGRQRRKIELIASENFTSEAVMEATGSVLTNKYAEGYPGKRYYGGCEYVDVAEDIAIARAKELFGAEHANVQPHSGSQANAGVYLAMLKPGDTILGLNLAAGGHLTHGHKMSFSGKTYNAIAYGLDKETELVDYDEVRRLANEHKPKLIVAGFSAYPRVMDWQKFRDIADEVGALLMVDMAHVAGLVAAGEYPSPVPIADFVTTTTHKTLRGPRAGLILCKAEYAAAIDKAIMPGIQGGPLMHVIAAKAVCFGEALKPGFKEYQRQTVKNARAMAEGLVAGGLRLVAGGTDNHLMLVDLTPAGISGKEGEELLEGIGITCNKNQIPFDPRPPLVTSGIRLGVPAVTTRGMKEAEMREIAAIIVETIQNRSDEMALLKIAERVVALTDRFPLYEGAPLYGAEPVAASA
- a CDS encoding tetratricopeptide repeat protein; its protein translation is MSSSVRQRATRAMQLGVVAFGGAALGAGCGVAPVVRTVVETAREVRNTQRSVSTTVDESYAQTLVPNASQIPTKNGVTPSPGLVVAEPVSQKASADAVDFGTGCARWLHLHVGGHGELGQTPLWGQIADARDVLPHTDLRLTKTDAARFATLVGVTHVAIGSISGNNARAALSYQLYQTRPKFQAVGSPLVAQGTREQIVQKLPQLASSMAKSLGVRSPRVAAPRITSADFALLGRVPWKAKFAKPVAPGTVTRLVALSAQEPLAGVLFLRSGKPRANKTELAKTLSNLMKTAPQNTIAVADVTRFYMADIVPHEKAVSGLRARFPRNYLAATSEMQMQLEAGDWALAQTAAESAVRAAPQSARAWLDLNDVIGDYAQSVRDSKYSSQMTASERSTVYALYPQQLSAAVRASQLTPQDSHVWSEVASAASFNGNAALADKALWKAHALDKSNNDVYRWGLQMYQPKWSGDHKKLLQIARLAVQHGDPDDFPARSLVNAIYYGGLKNQREELLTAAIKRSPKSVIANYEYGALYHYDKANYKTAEKHYRIALAGDPQYARALGSLGDLYFFVKNDRPGAGRLYQQAVANAPGDTALSDKLKRYKESTSANSAPR
- a CDS encoding MBL fold metallo-hydrolase; translation: MHIETFTAGPLENNIYLLSDDVANECVLIDPSIDSDAALEKVRSNSYALKAIWNTHGHFDHIYDNARWKSEFNVPLWAHRGDEYFLEHLEEMAHWFGLPVPEKVAPDQFFVDGDTVRVGSYEAQVLHTPGHSPASVSFYFSTEAVCISGDVLFKDSAGRTDLPLCSRDDLDASLARLAALPTGTRILPGHGVATTVGDELRTNPFLRFRKP
- a CDS encoding DUF4091 domain-containing protein, which produces MNRFFVVLSLLLCSAAARAEWRVAPVSSLVKLTATAPGKLEAFRSQPALLRAARGETESFQVVISAGDKPLRVSLSVTHMVSPLGETIDSRNIQIFHQRFVYVEKPSSNRQLKKLWWPDALVPLSETGTVEIEANASATFWVCVKVPRDAAPQAHFGSLDIVTNDGNKDMFMGVEVQRATLGAPTMRATAALYYDVLRDWYTKNIGPQSDASWSQTKRAYYDFLLEFGINAYDLPVEVGDEFSKYARDPRVHSIRTPPPTSPEFAPFVAALKKAGALSKAFSYRHDEPAPDKYAAIRADAALLHAAGVKHLVTTVPNAKLENAVDIWCPNIGDGLGIGHFNLAALQRERAKGKETWWYTMAVPRAPYPTWLLDDDSSSVRVYGWQMARWGISGFVYSMVHGWGPKPLENLQSFAGTNGDGTLVYPGELVGERGPIPSIRLMLLRDAMEDYELLRALPEKARVAITSHAVDDFAPRGDEETAWQSGSYRQKLFAALEGKAVAPRVRKAPPIPTLTLRRITAEAQLGALPPLPTEFARWKNDAPFAGITALRAAIVKNDLVVSLKAENQDRVHWAAVEIAPANARERWRFVVPTSGKNAVERHTPEGRFAVDGAQWEGTAERSFSTVLYKWRIPLELLDENISTFRFNVVRRVYDSETAERFSVRAFPDNADATQMPLVKMTK
- a CDS encoding DUF3137 domain-containing protein, coding for MSTPNFDSLAPILQPALDALEAERLRVRRSTANAAMWAAVGFAVVAFAGTILAGGFNPFVLLLPLIIAGGIVGWTYSSGAKEYRTGFKMLVMPYLVSSFGDLQYQHQLGISENEFRASGMFRSPDRYRCEDLVEGRIGETALRFSEVHAEYRSQTTDSKGHTRTEYHDIFRGLFVIAEFNKNFTGVTHVLPDTAQKMFGSFGQSLQGLGAKMSGRELVKLEDPEFEKQFVVYSRDQVEARYLLSPSLMRRLLDFRAKCNSSFHLAFMANQIYLAIPTATDWFEPSIGKELSMEALAPYAQQMQFATGIVEDLDLNTRIWSKQSSLPDVAAPAFDPRASTAPNAPMQARWEN
- a CDS encoding dienelactone hydrolase family protein, whose product is MSVSSLPISTRGTAFTGALWTPENSSDAAILLLPDFNGADATMQRIATRLEAAGYSVLLPDLFAPGLVPAPPEDADDAARADWATTISDSDVVSYARASMDALVAAVPNARYGIVGFGWGGAFALMTAAQDMRVSAIADICGEISYPVLTAKRPGSPLNFVAGIESAFFGAFALSDPLFPVAEVERLRVRLEDHDKIAEIKHYEGAPTRFWRDDSLPQTVAFWRRLEAWLHSKLREDATPPPMPQIVTEGGYRNEESRIHA